In Carya illinoinensis cultivar Pawnee chromosome 7, C.illinoinensisPawnee_v1, whole genome shotgun sequence, the following are encoded in one genomic region:
- the LOC122314689 gene encoding probable rhamnogalacturonate lyase B isoform X1 → MSTISDWSVKKLKMCSLYFSESSWIWHLAFGNIMLCVLLKLTTQTQVPNSNFHPPVEVPGESKANLMSMSFPGLQLHIEDQHVVMDNGILQVNISNPEGMVTGIEYNGIDNLLEILNEESNRGYWDLVWNVAGSTGTKGIFDRMEGTSFKVIVENEEQVELSFTRLWDPSMEGKLVPLNIDKRCMLVQIDVVLLTFIGVGLFRFCFCFGRYIMLRGSSGFYSYAIYEHLEEWPAFNIDNTRIAFKLREDMFHYMAIADNRQRFMPLPEDRLPDRGQALAYPEAVLLVNPVEPDFKGEVDDKYQYACENKDNRVHGWISNNPSVGFWQITASDEFRSGGPLKQCLTSHVGPTTLAIFHSVHYSGEDLILKFGPNEPWKKVFGPVFIYLNSLTDGDDPLLLWEDAKQQMIYEVQTWPYSFPASEDFQSADQRGSVCGRLLIQDRYISEENVPGNCAYVGLALPGNVGSWQRECKGYQFWTRADEDGYFSINNIRTGDYNLYAWVPGVIGDYQYDAVITIDSGCEIDVGDVVYEPPRDGPTLWEIGIPDRSAAEFYVPDPDPKLINKLYVNHPDKFRQYGLWERYSQLYPDGDLVYTIGTCHYGKDWFFAQVTRKTVNNTYEGTTWQIRFKLGVADESGTYKLRLALATAHASELQVRINDPKADPPLFSSGVIGKDNTIARHGIHGLYRLYNVDVPGTQILEGDNTIFLTQTEGSNPFQGVMYDYIRFEGPEKII, encoded by the exons ATGTCTACAATCTCTGATTGGAGTGTCAAAAAGTTAAAGATGTGCAGTCTTTACTTCTCCGAATCCTCATGGATTTGGCATTTGGCTTTCGGCAATATTATGCTCTGTGTTCTACTGAAACTCACTACACAAACACAAGTaccaaattcaaattttcatcCTCCTGTAGAAGTTCCCGGAGAGAGTAAGGCAAACCTCATGAGCATGTCATTCCCAGGGCTGCAATTACATATCGAAGATCAACAT GTGGTGATGGACAACGGCATACTGCAGGTCAACATCTCAAATCCAGAAGGAATGGTTACGGGAATTGAGTATAATGGCATTGACAATTTGCTCGAAATTCTTAACGAGGAATCTAACAGAGG ATACTGGGACCTTGTGTGGAATGTTGCCGGAAGTACGGGAACGAAGGGCATATTTGACAG GATGGAAGGAACCAGTTTTAAGGTAATAGTGGAAAACGAAGAACAAGTAGAGCTCTCATTTACTAGACTGTGGGATCCTTCCATGGAGGGGAAGCTCGTTCCCTTGAATATAGACAAAAGGTGCATGCTTGTTCAAATTGATGTTGTTTTATTAACATTCATTGGAGTCGGTCTCTttcggttttgtttttgttttggtaggTACATAATGCTTCGTGGTTCCTCGGGCTTCTACTCCTATGCCATTTATGAGCACTTAGAGGAATGGCCTGCTTTCAACATTGATAATACCAGAATAGCATTCAAGCTTAGGGAAGACAT GTTTCATTACATGGCTATAGCAGACAACAGGCAAAGATTCATGCCCCTGCCTGAAGACCGCCTACCTGACAGAGGCCAGGCCCTGGCCTACCCAGAGGCAGTCCTACTTGTTAATCCCGTGGAGCCAGATTTCAAAGGAGAG GTGGACGACAAGTACCAATACGCTTGTGAGAACAAAGACAACAGGGTTCACGGGTGGATATCCAACAATCCAAGCGTGGGATTCTGGCAAATCACAGCCAGCGATGAATTCCGATCCGGTGGACCCCTCAAACAATGCCTTACCTCCCACGTCGGTCCCACCACCCTCGCT ATATTTCACAGCGTACACTATTCAGGAGAGGATCTGATACTGAAATTTGGACCTAACGAGCCGTGGAAGAAGGTTTTTGGCCCcgtttttatttatcttaattcTCTGACTGATGGAGATGACCCACTTTTGCTCTGGGAGGATGCTAAGCAACAG atGATCTATGAAGTTCAAACATGGCCCTATAGTTTTCCAGCTTCAGAGGACTTTCAATCAGCAGATCAACGGGGTAGTGTTTGCGGCAGACTCCTAATCCAAGACAG GTATATTAGTGAAGAGAACGTGCCAGGAAATTGTGCTTATGTCGGATTGGCACTCCCCGGGAATGTTGGGTCCTGGCAAAGAGAATGCAAG GGTTACCAATTTTGGACCAGAGCTGATGAGGATGGCTATTTCTCTATTAACAATATACGCACTGGGGACTATAATCTTTATGCATGGGTTCCCGGTGTCATTGGTGATTACCAATACGATGCTGTCATTACCATAGATTCAG GTTGTGAGATTGATGTGGGCGATGTTGTTTATGAACCTCCAAGAGACGGGCCAACGTTGTGGGAAATAGGCATCCCAGATCGCTCTGCAGCTGAATTCTATGTCCCCGATCCTGATCCAAAGTTAATCAATAAACTTTATGTCAACCATCCTGATAA ATTTAGGCAATATGGATTATGGGAAAGATATTCACAACTGTATCCTGATGGAGACTTGGTATACACAATTGGGACATGCCACTATggaaaagattggttctttgcTCAAGTGACCAg GAAGACAGTTAATAACACATATGAAGGAACTACTTGGCAAATTAGGTTCAAACTCGGCGTGGCCGATGAGAGTGGAACCTATAAATTACGATTAGCTCTTGCAACTGCACATGCTTCCGAGTTGCAA GTTCGGATTAATGATCCGAAGGCAGATCCTCCTCTATTTTCCAGTGGAGTAATTGGGAAGGACAATACCATTGCGAGGCATGGGATTCATGGACTTTACCGGCTGTACAATGTGGACGTACCAGGCACTCAGATACTTGAAGGAGATAATACTATTTTTCTTACACAAACTGAAGGCAGTAATCCTTTCCAGGGAGTCATGTATGACTACATTCGTTTTGAAGGTCCCGAGAAAATAATCTAA
- the LOC122314689 gene encoding probable rhamnogalacturonate lyase B isoform X3, with protein MSTISDWSVKKLKMCSLYFSESSWIWHLAFGNIMLCVLLKLTTQTQVPNSNFHPPVEVPGESKANLMSMSFPGLQLHIEDQHVVMDNGILQVNISNPEGMVTGIEYNGIDNLLEILNEESNRGYWDLVWNVAGSTGTKGIFDRMEGTSFKVIVENEEQVELSFTRLWDPSMEGKLVPLNIDKRYIMLRGSSGFYSYAIYEHLEEWPAFNIDNTRIAFKLREDMFHYMAIADNRQRFMPLPEDRLPDRGQALAYPEAVLLVNPVEPDFKGEVDDKYQYACENKDNRVHGWISNNPSVGFWQITASDEFRSGGPLKQCLTSHVGPTTLAIFHSVHYSGEDLILKFGPNEPWKKVFGPVFIYLNSLTDGDDPLLLWEDAKQQMIYEVQTWPYSFPASEDFQSADQRGSVCGRLLIQDRYISEENVPGNCAYVGLALPGNVGSWQRECKGYQFWTRADEDGYFSINNIRTGDYNLYAWVPGVIGDYQYDAVITIDSGCEIDVGDVVYEPPRDGPTLWEIGIPDRSAAEFYVPDPDPKLINKLYVNHPDKFRQYGLWERYSQLYPDGDLVYTIGTCHYGKDWFFAQVTRKTVNNTYEGTTWQIRFKLGVADESGTYKLRLALATAHASELQVRINDPKADPPLFSSGVIGKDNTIARHGIHGLYRLYNVDVPGTQILEGDNTIFLTQTEGSNPFQGVMYDYIRFEGPEKII; from the exons ATGTCTACAATCTCTGATTGGAGTGTCAAAAAGTTAAAGATGTGCAGTCTTTACTTCTCCGAATCCTCATGGATTTGGCATTTGGCTTTCGGCAATATTATGCTCTGTGTTCTACTGAAACTCACTACACAAACACAAGTaccaaattcaaattttcatcCTCCTGTAGAAGTTCCCGGAGAGAGTAAGGCAAACCTCATGAGCATGTCATTCCCAGGGCTGCAATTACATATCGAAGATCAACAT GTGGTGATGGACAACGGCATACTGCAGGTCAACATCTCAAATCCAGAAGGAATGGTTACGGGAATTGAGTATAATGGCATTGACAATTTGCTCGAAATTCTTAACGAGGAATCTAACAGAGG ATACTGGGACCTTGTGTGGAATGTTGCCGGAAGTACGGGAACGAAGGGCATATTTGACAG GATGGAAGGAACCAGTTTTAAGGTAATAGTGGAAAACGAAGAACAAGTAGAGCTCTCATTTACTAGACTGTGGGATCCTTCCATGGAGGGGAAGCTCGTTCCCTTGAATATAGACAAAAG gTACATAATGCTTCGTGGTTCCTCGGGCTTCTACTCCTATGCCATTTATGAGCACTTAGAGGAATGGCCTGCTTTCAACATTGATAATACCAGAATAGCATTCAAGCTTAGGGAAGACAT GTTTCATTACATGGCTATAGCAGACAACAGGCAAAGATTCATGCCCCTGCCTGAAGACCGCCTACCTGACAGAGGCCAGGCCCTGGCCTACCCAGAGGCAGTCCTACTTGTTAATCCCGTGGAGCCAGATTTCAAAGGAGAG GTGGACGACAAGTACCAATACGCTTGTGAGAACAAAGACAACAGGGTTCACGGGTGGATATCCAACAATCCAAGCGTGGGATTCTGGCAAATCACAGCCAGCGATGAATTCCGATCCGGTGGACCCCTCAAACAATGCCTTACCTCCCACGTCGGTCCCACCACCCTCGCT ATATTTCACAGCGTACACTATTCAGGAGAGGATCTGATACTGAAATTTGGACCTAACGAGCCGTGGAAGAAGGTTTTTGGCCCcgtttttatttatcttaattcTCTGACTGATGGAGATGACCCACTTTTGCTCTGGGAGGATGCTAAGCAACAG atGATCTATGAAGTTCAAACATGGCCCTATAGTTTTCCAGCTTCAGAGGACTTTCAATCAGCAGATCAACGGGGTAGTGTTTGCGGCAGACTCCTAATCCAAGACAG GTATATTAGTGAAGAGAACGTGCCAGGAAATTGTGCTTATGTCGGATTGGCACTCCCCGGGAATGTTGGGTCCTGGCAAAGAGAATGCAAG GGTTACCAATTTTGGACCAGAGCTGATGAGGATGGCTATTTCTCTATTAACAATATACGCACTGGGGACTATAATCTTTATGCATGGGTTCCCGGTGTCATTGGTGATTACCAATACGATGCTGTCATTACCATAGATTCAG GTTGTGAGATTGATGTGGGCGATGTTGTTTATGAACCTCCAAGAGACGGGCCAACGTTGTGGGAAATAGGCATCCCAGATCGCTCTGCAGCTGAATTCTATGTCCCCGATCCTGATCCAAAGTTAATCAATAAACTTTATGTCAACCATCCTGATAA ATTTAGGCAATATGGATTATGGGAAAGATATTCACAACTGTATCCTGATGGAGACTTGGTATACACAATTGGGACATGCCACTATggaaaagattggttctttgcTCAAGTGACCAg GAAGACAGTTAATAACACATATGAAGGAACTACTTGGCAAATTAGGTTCAAACTCGGCGTGGCCGATGAGAGTGGAACCTATAAATTACGATTAGCTCTTGCAACTGCACATGCTTCCGAGTTGCAA GTTCGGATTAATGATCCGAAGGCAGATCCTCCTCTATTTTCCAGTGGAGTAATTGGGAAGGACAATACCATTGCGAGGCATGGGATTCATGGACTTTACCGGCTGTACAATGTGGACGTACCAGGCACTCAGATACTTGAAGGAGATAATACTATTTTTCTTACACAAACTGAAGGCAGTAATCCTTTCCAGGGAGTCATGTATGACTACATTCGTTTTGAAGGTCCCGAGAAAATAATCTAA
- the LOC122314689 gene encoding probable rhamnogalacturonate lyase B isoform X8 — MSTISDWSVKKLKMCSLYFSESSWIWHLAFGNIMLCVLLKLTTQTQVPNSNFHPPVEVPGESKANLMSMSFPGLQLHIEDQHVVMDNGILQVNISNPEGMVTGIEYNGIDNLLEILNEESNRGYWDLVWNVAGSTGTKGIFDRMEGTSFKVIVENEEQVELSFTRLWDPSMEGKLVPLNIDKRCMLVQIDVVLLTFIGVGLFRFCFCFGRYIMLRGSSGFYSYAIYEHLEEWPAFNIDNTRIAFKLREDMFHYMAIADNRQRFMPLPEDRLPDRGQALAYPEAVLLVNPVEPDFKGEVDDKYQYACENKDNRVHGWISNNPSVGFWQITASDEFRSGGPLKQCLTSHVGPTTLAIFHSVHYSGEDLILKFGPNEPWKKVFGPVFIYLNSLTDGDDPLLLWEDAKQQMIYEVQTWPYSFPASEDFQSADQRGSVCGRLLIQDRYISEENVPGNCAYVGLALPGNVGSWQRECKGYQFWTRADEDGYFSINNIRTGDYNLYAWVPGVIGDYQYDAVITIDSGCEIDVGDVVYEPPRDGPTLWEIGIPDRSAAEFYVPDPDPKFRQYGLWERYSQLYPDGDLVYTIGTCHYGKDWFFAQVTSNAGRQLITHMKELLGKLGSNSAWPMRVEPINYD, encoded by the exons ATGTCTACAATCTCTGATTGGAGTGTCAAAAAGTTAAAGATGTGCAGTCTTTACTTCTCCGAATCCTCATGGATTTGGCATTTGGCTTTCGGCAATATTATGCTCTGTGTTCTACTGAAACTCACTACACAAACACAAGTaccaaattcaaattttcatcCTCCTGTAGAAGTTCCCGGAGAGAGTAAGGCAAACCTCATGAGCATGTCATTCCCAGGGCTGCAATTACATATCGAAGATCAACAT GTGGTGATGGACAACGGCATACTGCAGGTCAACATCTCAAATCCAGAAGGAATGGTTACGGGAATTGAGTATAATGGCATTGACAATTTGCTCGAAATTCTTAACGAGGAATCTAACAGAGG ATACTGGGACCTTGTGTGGAATGTTGCCGGAAGTACGGGAACGAAGGGCATATTTGACAG GATGGAAGGAACCAGTTTTAAGGTAATAGTGGAAAACGAAGAACAAGTAGAGCTCTCATTTACTAGACTGTGGGATCCTTCCATGGAGGGGAAGCTCGTTCCCTTGAATATAGACAAAAGGTGCATGCTTGTTCAAATTGATGTTGTTTTATTAACATTCATTGGAGTCGGTCTCTttcggttttgtttttgttttggtaggTACATAATGCTTCGTGGTTCCTCGGGCTTCTACTCCTATGCCATTTATGAGCACTTAGAGGAATGGCCTGCTTTCAACATTGATAATACCAGAATAGCATTCAAGCTTAGGGAAGACAT GTTTCATTACATGGCTATAGCAGACAACAGGCAAAGATTCATGCCCCTGCCTGAAGACCGCCTACCTGACAGAGGCCAGGCCCTGGCCTACCCAGAGGCAGTCCTACTTGTTAATCCCGTGGAGCCAGATTTCAAAGGAGAG GTGGACGACAAGTACCAATACGCTTGTGAGAACAAAGACAACAGGGTTCACGGGTGGATATCCAACAATCCAAGCGTGGGATTCTGGCAAATCACAGCCAGCGATGAATTCCGATCCGGTGGACCCCTCAAACAATGCCTTACCTCCCACGTCGGTCCCACCACCCTCGCT ATATTTCACAGCGTACACTATTCAGGAGAGGATCTGATACTGAAATTTGGACCTAACGAGCCGTGGAAGAAGGTTTTTGGCCCcgtttttatttatcttaattcTCTGACTGATGGAGATGACCCACTTTTGCTCTGGGAGGATGCTAAGCAACAG atGATCTATGAAGTTCAAACATGGCCCTATAGTTTTCCAGCTTCAGAGGACTTTCAATCAGCAGATCAACGGGGTAGTGTTTGCGGCAGACTCCTAATCCAAGACAG GTATATTAGTGAAGAGAACGTGCCAGGAAATTGTGCTTATGTCGGATTGGCACTCCCCGGGAATGTTGGGTCCTGGCAAAGAGAATGCAAG GGTTACCAATTTTGGACCAGAGCTGATGAGGATGGCTATTTCTCTATTAACAATATACGCACTGGGGACTATAATCTTTATGCATGGGTTCCCGGTGTCATTGGTGATTACCAATACGATGCTGTCATTACCATAGATTCAG GTTGTGAGATTGATGTGGGCGATGTTGTTTATGAACCTCCAAGAGACGGGCCAACGTTGTGGGAAATAGGCATCCCAGATCGCTCTGCAGCTGAATTCTATGTCCCCGATCCTGATCCAAA ATTTAGGCAATATGGATTATGGGAAAGATATTCACAACTGTATCCTGATGGAGACTTGGTATACACAATTGGGACATGCCACTATggaaaagattggttctttgcTCAAGTGACCAg CAATGCAGGAAGACAGTTAATAACACATATGAAGGAACTACTTGGCAAATTAGGTTCAAACTCGGCGTGGCCGATGAGAGTGGAACCTATAAATTACGATTAG
- the LOC122314689 gene encoding probable rhamnogalacturonate lyase B isoform X9, whose amino-acid sequence MSTISDWSVKKLKMCSLYFSESSWIWHLAFGNIMLCVLLKLTTQTQVPNSNFHPPVEVPGESKANLMSMSFPGLQLHIEDQHVVMDNGILQVNISNPEGMVTGIEYNGIDNLLEILNEESNRGYWDLVWNVAGSTGTKGIFDRMEGTSFKVIVENEEQVELSFTRLWDPSMEGKLVPLNIDKRCMLVQIDVVLLTFIGVGLFRFCFCFGRYIMLRGSSGFYSYAIYEHLEEWPAFNIDNTRIAFKLREDMFHYMAIADNRQRFMPLPEDRLPDRGQALAYPEAVLLVNPVEPDFKGEVDDKYQYACENKDNRVHGWISNNPSVGFWQITASDEFRSGGPLKQCLTSHVGPTTLAIFHSVHYSGEDLILKFGPNEPWKKVFGPVFIYLNSLTDGDDPLLLWEDAKQQMIYEVQTWPYSFPASEDFQSADQRGSVCGRLLIQDRYISEENVPGNCAYVGLALPGNVGSWQRECKGYQFWTRADEDGYFSINNIRTGDYNLYAWVPGVIGDYQYDAVITIDSGCEIDVGDVVYEPPRDGPTLWEIGIPDRSAAEFYVPDPDPKLINKLYVNHPDKFRQYGLWERYSQLYPDGDLVYTIGTCHYGKDWFFAQVTRFGLMIRRQILLYFPVE is encoded by the exons ATGTCTACAATCTCTGATTGGAGTGTCAAAAAGTTAAAGATGTGCAGTCTTTACTTCTCCGAATCCTCATGGATTTGGCATTTGGCTTTCGGCAATATTATGCTCTGTGTTCTACTGAAACTCACTACACAAACACAAGTaccaaattcaaattttcatcCTCCTGTAGAAGTTCCCGGAGAGAGTAAGGCAAACCTCATGAGCATGTCATTCCCAGGGCTGCAATTACATATCGAAGATCAACAT GTGGTGATGGACAACGGCATACTGCAGGTCAACATCTCAAATCCAGAAGGAATGGTTACGGGAATTGAGTATAATGGCATTGACAATTTGCTCGAAATTCTTAACGAGGAATCTAACAGAGG ATACTGGGACCTTGTGTGGAATGTTGCCGGAAGTACGGGAACGAAGGGCATATTTGACAG GATGGAAGGAACCAGTTTTAAGGTAATAGTGGAAAACGAAGAACAAGTAGAGCTCTCATTTACTAGACTGTGGGATCCTTCCATGGAGGGGAAGCTCGTTCCCTTGAATATAGACAAAAGGTGCATGCTTGTTCAAATTGATGTTGTTTTATTAACATTCATTGGAGTCGGTCTCTttcggttttgtttttgttttggtaggTACATAATGCTTCGTGGTTCCTCGGGCTTCTACTCCTATGCCATTTATGAGCACTTAGAGGAATGGCCTGCTTTCAACATTGATAATACCAGAATAGCATTCAAGCTTAGGGAAGACAT GTTTCATTACATGGCTATAGCAGACAACAGGCAAAGATTCATGCCCCTGCCTGAAGACCGCCTACCTGACAGAGGCCAGGCCCTGGCCTACCCAGAGGCAGTCCTACTTGTTAATCCCGTGGAGCCAGATTTCAAAGGAGAG GTGGACGACAAGTACCAATACGCTTGTGAGAACAAAGACAACAGGGTTCACGGGTGGATATCCAACAATCCAAGCGTGGGATTCTGGCAAATCACAGCCAGCGATGAATTCCGATCCGGTGGACCCCTCAAACAATGCCTTACCTCCCACGTCGGTCCCACCACCCTCGCT ATATTTCACAGCGTACACTATTCAGGAGAGGATCTGATACTGAAATTTGGACCTAACGAGCCGTGGAAGAAGGTTTTTGGCCCcgtttttatttatcttaattcTCTGACTGATGGAGATGACCCACTTTTGCTCTGGGAGGATGCTAAGCAACAG atGATCTATGAAGTTCAAACATGGCCCTATAGTTTTCCAGCTTCAGAGGACTTTCAATCAGCAGATCAACGGGGTAGTGTTTGCGGCAGACTCCTAATCCAAGACAG GTATATTAGTGAAGAGAACGTGCCAGGAAATTGTGCTTATGTCGGATTGGCACTCCCCGGGAATGTTGGGTCCTGGCAAAGAGAATGCAAG GGTTACCAATTTTGGACCAGAGCTGATGAGGATGGCTATTTCTCTATTAACAATATACGCACTGGGGACTATAATCTTTATGCATGGGTTCCCGGTGTCATTGGTGATTACCAATACGATGCTGTCATTACCATAGATTCAG GTTGTGAGATTGATGTGGGCGATGTTGTTTATGAACCTCCAAGAGACGGGCCAACGTTGTGGGAAATAGGCATCCCAGATCGCTCTGCAGCTGAATTCTATGTCCCCGATCCTGATCCAAAGTTAATCAATAAACTTTATGTCAACCATCCTGATAA ATTTAGGCAATATGGATTATGGGAAAGATATTCACAACTGTATCCTGATGGAGACTTGGTATACACAATTGGGACATGCCACTATggaaaagattggttctttgcTCAAGTGACCAg GTTCGGATTAATGATCCGAAGGCAGATCCTCCTCTATTTTCCAGTGGAGTAA
- the LOC122314689 gene encoding probable rhamnogalacturonate lyase B isoform X5, protein MSTISDWSVKKLKMCSLYFSESSWIWHLAFGNIMLCVLLKLTTQTQVPNSNFHPPVEVPGESKANLMSMSFPGLQLHIEDQHVVMDNGILQVNISNPEGMVTGIEYNGIDNLLEILNEESNRGYWDLVWNVAGSTGTKGIFDRMEGTSFKVIVENEEQVELSFTRLWDPSMEGKLVPLNIDKRCMLVQIDVVLLTFIGVGLFRFCFCFGRYIMLRGSSGFYSYAIYEHLEEWPAFNIDNTRIAFKLREDMFHYMAIADNRQRFMPLPEDRLPDRGQALAYPEAVLLVNPVEPDFKGEVDDKYQYACENKDNRVHGWISNNPSVGFWQITASDEFRSGGPLKQCLTSHVGPTTLAIFHSVHYSGEDLILKFGPNEPWKKVFGPVFIYLNSLTDGDDPLLLWEDAKQQMIYEVQTWPYSFPASEDFQSADQRGSVCGRLLIQDRYISEENVPGNCAYVGLALPGNVGSWQRECKGYQFWTRADEDGYFSINNIRTGDYNLYAWVPGVIGDYQYDAVITIDSGCEIDVGDVVYEPPRDGPTLWEIGIPDRSAAEFYVPDPDPKLINKLYVNHPDKFRQYGLWERYSQLYPDGDLVYTIGTCHYGKDWFFAQVTSNAGRQLITHMKELLGKLGSNSAWPMRVEPINYD, encoded by the exons ATGTCTACAATCTCTGATTGGAGTGTCAAAAAGTTAAAGATGTGCAGTCTTTACTTCTCCGAATCCTCATGGATTTGGCATTTGGCTTTCGGCAATATTATGCTCTGTGTTCTACTGAAACTCACTACACAAACACAAGTaccaaattcaaattttcatcCTCCTGTAGAAGTTCCCGGAGAGAGTAAGGCAAACCTCATGAGCATGTCATTCCCAGGGCTGCAATTACATATCGAAGATCAACAT GTGGTGATGGACAACGGCATACTGCAGGTCAACATCTCAAATCCAGAAGGAATGGTTACGGGAATTGAGTATAATGGCATTGACAATTTGCTCGAAATTCTTAACGAGGAATCTAACAGAGG ATACTGGGACCTTGTGTGGAATGTTGCCGGAAGTACGGGAACGAAGGGCATATTTGACAG GATGGAAGGAACCAGTTTTAAGGTAATAGTGGAAAACGAAGAACAAGTAGAGCTCTCATTTACTAGACTGTGGGATCCTTCCATGGAGGGGAAGCTCGTTCCCTTGAATATAGACAAAAGGTGCATGCTTGTTCAAATTGATGTTGTTTTATTAACATTCATTGGAGTCGGTCTCTttcggttttgtttttgttttggtaggTACATAATGCTTCGTGGTTCCTCGGGCTTCTACTCCTATGCCATTTATGAGCACTTAGAGGAATGGCCTGCTTTCAACATTGATAATACCAGAATAGCATTCAAGCTTAGGGAAGACAT GTTTCATTACATGGCTATAGCAGACAACAGGCAAAGATTCATGCCCCTGCCTGAAGACCGCCTACCTGACAGAGGCCAGGCCCTGGCCTACCCAGAGGCAGTCCTACTTGTTAATCCCGTGGAGCCAGATTTCAAAGGAGAG GTGGACGACAAGTACCAATACGCTTGTGAGAACAAAGACAACAGGGTTCACGGGTGGATATCCAACAATCCAAGCGTGGGATTCTGGCAAATCACAGCCAGCGATGAATTCCGATCCGGTGGACCCCTCAAACAATGCCTTACCTCCCACGTCGGTCCCACCACCCTCGCT ATATTTCACAGCGTACACTATTCAGGAGAGGATCTGATACTGAAATTTGGACCTAACGAGCCGTGGAAGAAGGTTTTTGGCCCcgtttttatttatcttaattcTCTGACTGATGGAGATGACCCACTTTTGCTCTGGGAGGATGCTAAGCAACAG atGATCTATGAAGTTCAAACATGGCCCTATAGTTTTCCAGCTTCAGAGGACTTTCAATCAGCAGATCAACGGGGTAGTGTTTGCGGCAGACTCCTAATCCAAGACAG GTATATTAGTGAAGAGAACGTGCCAGGAAATTGTGCTTATGTCGGATTGGCACTCCCCGGGAATGTTGGGTCCTGGCAAAGAGAATGCAAG GGTTACCAATTTTGGACCAGAGCTGATGAGGATGGCTATTTCTCTATTAACAATATACGCACTGGGGACTATAATCTTTATGCATGGGTTCCCGGTGTCATTGGTGATTACCAATACGATGCTGTCATTACCATAGATTCAG GTTGTGAGATTGATGTGGGCGATGTTGTTTATGAACCTCCAAGAGACGGGCCAACGTTGTGGGAAATAGGCATCCCAGATCGCTCTGCAGCTGAATTCTATGTCCCCGATCCTGATCCAAAGTTAATCAATAAACTTTATGTCAACCATCCTGATAA ATTTAGGCAATATGGATTATGGGAAAGATATTCACAACTGTATCCTGATGGAGACTTGGTATACACAATTGGGACATGCCACTATggaaaagattggttctttgcTCAAGTGACCAg CAATGCAGGAAGACAGTTAATAACACATATGAAGGAACTACTTGGCAAATTAGGTTCAAACTCGGCGTGGCCGATGAGAGTGGAACCTATAAATTACGATTAG